From the genome of Chloroflexota bacterium:
CGGGAGCACTCGCCTACGCGTGGTGCCCGCTGGTCCTCTTCGAAGCGCTGCAGAACGGCCACAACGACGTGGTCGCCGCGCTGCCGATGCTGCTGGCGCTCTGGGCGGCGCTGGCTGGCCGCTGGTGGATCGTCCCCGTCCTGGTGGCGCTCGGGTTCCTGGTCAAGCCGCTGGCCGGTCTGGCCGCACCGGTGCTCCTGATAGCCGCGTTGCGGAGCGGCGGACGCGCCCGGCGCGACATTGTCCTCGGGGCGGCGCCGGCGGCCGCGATCTTCCTCGGGGCGTATGCGCCGTTCTTCGTGGGCCTGACCACCTTCCAGGGGATGGAGCGAAGCGGCATCTTCTCGGCCTCGCCGGGTGAGCTGGTGGTCATTGCGCTCGAAGGGGCCGGCTGGCCGCTCGACCGGGCCATGTCCGCGGCGCGGATCGTCGCGAACGGCGGATTCTTGCTGATCCTCGGTGTGGCGTTGCAGGCGCTCTGGCGCGGGACGCTCAACCTCCCGAGCGCCCTGGCCGCCTCGTTCTTTGGCTACCTGTTGTTCGGGTCGCAGTGGTTCAACCCGTGGTATCTGCTCTGGCTGCTGCCGCTGGCGTTGGCCACCCCCGGCTGGCAGATACGCGGGCTGGCGCTGGCGTTCGTGCTGCTGGCGCCGCTGACCTACCTGCTCCAGTACGACGCCCGGCTGGTCGTGCCGCTGGTCTTCCTGCCGGTCGGCATGCTGGCGATCTGGTGGCGGGCAGCCCTGGGCTGGCCGCTGGTCGCTCGGCCGGGCCTGTCGGCCGGATCGTCGCCCGGGACGGCCGGCCGTGGCTGACGTCGCGGTCGTGCGGGCCGCTCACACGGACGCGGTTGCCCTCTCGGTCGGCTGGTGGGCCACTGTTCGCGATCTGCTGATCGTGCTGGCGCTGGCGGCGCTGGCGGCGGCGATCCGCTGGCCGAACGTCAACATCGTCCCGCCGTACACCGACGAGACCGAGGAAGCGCTGCGAGCCTGGGCCATCGCGCGGGGGGAGCTGCGCCCGCTGGTCAACGTGGACGCGTACATCGGCGCGCTCTGGAGCTACGTGGTGGCGGCCGGCTTCGCCGCGACCGGGCGCAGCGCCGAGTGGCCGCGCCTGGCCTCGCTGCTCGGCGGCGCGCTGACCGTCGGCATGACGTTCCTGCTCGGTCGGAAGCTGTACGGACCGCGGGCCGGGCTACTGGCGGCGCTGCTGCTGGCTGTGAACGCCACGCACGTCCTGGTGAACAGCCATGTTGCATGGTCGAACTGCGTGACGCCGCTCTTCACGACGGCGGCGTTCTGGCTGCTGCTGCGGGCGCTCGAACGACCGGGCAACGCCCTCCGGCTGGGTCTGGCGGGGCTGGCCTGGGGTATGACGCTGC
Proteins encoded in this window:
- a CDS encoding glycosyltransferase family 39 protein, giving the protein MIARYLPASVVCLLGAGLAGVLFAAFSGPFPLQEFCTRNRPTWVLGLFTTPRYTAVTGPVFLAALLALTGMYGASLWLAPRVQGRALWLLLLVGMPLGLAVLLLPAYPVLSNDIFKYVFDGRILAVYHENPFVKVPADYPDDRFYDLVYWKAVVNAHGPIWRVLEAVSAEVGGERCANAIMAMKVWPILAYLGTIGVLFGLLRTVAPERALAGALAYAWCPLVLFEALQNGHNDVVAALPMLLALWAALAGRWWIVPVLVALGFLVKPLAGLAAPVLLIAALRSGGRARRDIVLGAAPAAAIFLGAYAPFFVGLTTFQGMERSGIFSASPGELVVIALEGAGWPLDRAMSAARIVANGGFLLILGVALQALWRGTLNLPSALAASFFGYLLFGSQWFNPWYLLWLLPLALATPGWQIRGLALAFVLLAPLTYLLQYDARLVVPLVFLPVGMLAIWWRAALGWPLVARPGLSAGSSPGTAGRG